CCACCAAATATAAACTTTAATATTAAGCTGACTGAAGGTACCTCTCAGTAACTGCATTATTCATTGAGCTCATTAAATTCCTCTGCATCTCAAAATTTAAAAAAGAGTGAACCGTAGCAGGATGCAGGTCTGAAGAATGTATTTCAGTCTGAAATAAGAAAAATGTGCTTTATCTATTGAACTTGTTGGCGTGTCCATACATCCCATTTATATCATCTTCATGTTAAACTTTCGAGCACCCCCTTGCCCACCACTGGCAGCAGGGCCATCAACCTTTCTGAAAGAATACTCTACTGAGAAATTGTTCTTGTGCTGACCTCGTCCTCGGCTCCacacaaacaaaagaataaaacaaaaaagcaccACACCCAAAAAAGTGATGCAACCCATTGCTGTGGACACCAGGATGGTTTTGAGGTCCAGTGTGAATTTTAGGAAGACACGGGTGTCATTTATGTTTGTGTCATTGAGATCGCTCACATAGTAGGTGCGATTTGTCGCCAAAGCACCATCTAGTGGCAATCCACTCACTGTTAGTGTGGCGAAGTAGGTATCATTTCCACCAGCATTGCTTGCTATGCATATGTAGGTACCACTGTCTGTCACCTGTGCATAACGTATCTCTAGTGTACCTTCAGGCAGAACAACGACACGGCCGGTGCTCTTGGTGGTGATACGACGCCTCTGAGGTGAAATCCAAAAGATAACTGGAGTCGGGTCTCCATAtgctttacatataaatgacacTACTTGGCCTTCACGTGCTGTTAGCTGTTGTAATTTGCGGTTGCGGATTTTCGGCCGCTGACACGTAAAATGGTCAAAAAGTGCTGAGTCTGAAAAGGTACTGAGAGCTTTCCCTCGTACTTCCACAGGTGTGCTGCAAACGGGTGACTTTCCATCGAAGTTGAGGGTCTTGCGGCGTTGCAGTATCCACAGAAGTCGGCAGTCGCAAGACAAAGGGTTACCATCTACTCGTAATGTCTCCAGTGTGTTAATTGAGTGGAAAGAGCCCTCTTCTAGAGCTACTAATCCATTGTTTGACAAGTTGAGCAATCGTATCTGCTGCAGACCTCCAAGACCATAGGGCTGTACTGATATCAGGGTTGTACCAACTAGGTGCAATTCCTTCAAGCGGACAAGTTCCCGCAAAGCCCAGGACTCTAGAACAGAGATGGGGTTGTAAGAAAGGTTGAGGATGGCCAAGTGAACAAGGTTACGAAGAGCACCTGTAGGCA
This region of Xyrauchen texanus isolate HMW12.3.18 chromosome 48, RBS_HiC_50CHRs, whole genome shotgun sequence genomic DNA includes:
- the LOC127639342 gene encoding leucine-rich repeat and immunoglobulin-like domain-containing nogo receptor-interacting protein 3 — its product is MAGCPRLGLPGLLLLQITASITHGQNCPQRCDCIPQQRTVLCQNKNLNSIPGGIPTDTRTLDLSGNSLRYVEYNDLATFSRLEELNLSKNLVSVLEPNAFSSLLKLRVLSLQANQLKLVPMGAFSRLTNLTTLDLSGNKLVILLDFTFQDLRNLRNLEVGDNDLVYISNKAFLGLVGLQELTIERCNLTSISRQSLSYLRGLVTLRLRYLSIASLEEQNFQKLGGLRGLEIDHWPFLKYISPHSFQGLNLSWLSITNTNISTVPTGALRNLVHLAILNLSYNPISVLESWALRELVRLKELHLVGTTLISVQPYGLGGLQQIRLLNLSNNGLVALEEGSFHSINTLETLRVDGNPLSCDCRLLWILQRRKTLNFDGKSPVCSTPVEVRGKALSTFSDSALFDHFTCQRPKIRNRKLQQLTAREGQVVSFICKAYGDPTPVIFWISPQRRRITTKSTGRVVVLPEGTLEIRYAQVTDSGTYICIASNAGGNDTYFATLTVSGLPLDGALATNRTYYVSDLNDTNINDTRVFLKFTLDLKTILVSTAMGCITFLGVVLFCFILLFVWSRGRGQHKNNFSVEYSFRKVDGPAASGGQGGARKFNMKMI